The Heyndrickxia acidicola sequence GCTTGCTATGTATCGCTTTCTTCATCTCATCCGATTTTTTGGTAATAATCATAACGGTCAGCTTCTGATATCTTGTATGTATAGCATCAATCACCCGAATGCTTGCATATAAAGAGACAAGCGTATAAAGAGCTTTATCCCAGCCGTAAAGTGCACCTGCAGTTATAATGATGACACCATTCAACATAAAAAAATAATTGCCTACGGGTTTGTCCTTCATTCTGGAAAGCACCATTGCAATAATGTCTAATCCCCCGGTAGACGCACCGAATTTCAACGTGATTCCCACTCCAATAGCTGCCAGAATTCCTCCAAATACCGAATAAAGGAGAATATCGCCTGTAGCATGATGAATCGGAATTACTTCCAGCAGCACAGACATAAAAATGACGGATATAAAACTGTATAAAGTAAAGGATCTTCCCACCTTCATCCATCCTAATATGGCAACTGGTATGTTAAACAAAAACAGGAGCAACCCTGTTGTAAGGTGAAGCGGGGTATACTCTGTTACAATTTTCGAAATCAACTGGGCAATCCCTGTAAATCCACTTGCATACACATTAGCAGGCTTTAAAAACCAGTTCATCGCAATTGCGTTAAAAACAGCGCCTGCAAACACGACCACTAGTTTCTTGGTATGCTCCCAAATTAATTCTTGTTTCATTTTACTTCCCTCCATACGCTACAATTATCTGCTCTTTTCTATCCATTCCCATCTTCGGTTTAAACTAACATGAAATATCCTTTTTGCTTATTATTTTTCTCTCTTGGCTTTTTAATAGCTTTTTCCGAAAATATTGTGGTTTTAGGGAAAAATAGGTACACTGTTGATAAAACAATTTAGAAGGTGGCTAATATGAACGTTCGATTATTCGCTGACAGTGCATGTGATTTACCACTGTCTTTTTTTAAAGAAAAAAATGTAACCTTGATTCCTTTGCAGGTCAACATTGATGATCGCTTATATAAAGATTTAGAAACAATCGATCCAAAGGATATCTTCAAAGAAATTCGTGAAGGAAAACTGCCAAAAACGTCTCAGCCTAATCCACAAACATTCCAGGATTTATTTAAAGAGCTTGCCGTTTCAGGAGAGCCGGGCATTTATATGGCTTTCTCATCTGAGCTTTCAGGAACGTGCCAGACAGCTATAATGGTCAGGGATCAAGTAAAAGAAGACTTTCCCGATCTGGATCTTACTATAATTGATACGAAATGTGCTTCCATTGGCTATGGGCTTGTGGTTCAGCATGCAGCAGAGCTTGCTTTGAACGGAGCATCTAAGGAAGAAATTATTAAAACAGCTGAATCTAGAAGCGAGCACATGGAGCATTTGTTTACCGTGGAGGATCTGGACTTCTTGGCCCGTGGAGGAAGACTTTCTAAAGCCTCTGCTTTTTTAGGAGGTCTTTTAAATATTAAGCCTTTGCTGCATGTTGAAAATGGAAAATTGATTCCTCTCGAAAAGCTGCGCGGCAAAAAAAAGCTATTAAAAAGAATGCTTGACGTTATGGAAGAAAGAGGGACAGACCTGCAAAATCAAGTGGTGGGAATCAGCCACGGCGATGATGAAGCAGCAGCCTTGGAATTAAAGCAGCTTATAGAAGAGAGATTTGGGACAACTGCATTCTACATTAATACAATTGGTGCCGCAGTTGGGTCTCACGCCGGTCCGGGTACAATGGCCTTATTCTTTTTAAACGATACGCATTGATCCCTTATACATATTTCTATTCCCCCTGGAAATAGTAGTAGTATGCAGCACGCTAATGCATTGCTTTGAAAGGGGGATTCTCGATGTCTCACACATCCGATAATGATAAAAAAGCGCGTGATAATAATGCCCTTCGCCATGAAAAAAACATGGAGCGAGAAAAAAACCGCAAAGCGGGCAGAGATCAATACTCTAAAAAAACCGATCACTTATAAATTTTTTATGTAAATGTTAAAAAGGCATTTCACTTTTTAAAAAAAGGTGATATGCCTTTTTATGTGTTTCCAATCATTAATGGTCTGTACTGAAATGGCTTTCCTCTTGGAAAATGGGGATGAAAGTTGTCTGATGATATATTATTGTCTATAATGATGATGGAAAAATTATTTATTTTTGGAGGTTTTCCATGGCTAAAGAAAGTTCTTTTGATATCGTTTCAAATGTTGATTTGTCGGAAGTAAGCAATGCCATTCAAATTGCCATGAAGGAAATTACGACCCGTTATGATTTCAAAGGCAGCAAAAGTGATATTAAATTGGATAAAGACGAACTAGTTCTTGTTTCTGATGACGAATTTAAAATGGATCAACTGAAGGATGTCCTGTTTAGTAAACTAATCAAACGCGGCGTTCCTGTGAAAAATTTGGATTACGGTAAAATGGAAGCGGCTGCAGGTGCCACTGTACGCCAGCGGGCAAAGCTTGTTCAAGGAATTGATAAAGAGAATGCCAAAGCCATTAACACGATTATAAAAAATAGCGGAGTCAAAGTGAAAAGCCAGGTTCAGGATGACCAAATTCGCGTAACTGGCAAAAGCCGCGATGATTTACAGCAAATCATGGCTGCCATCCGTGGAGCAGATTTGCCGATTGATGTCCAATTTGTGAATTATCGATAGAAAAGCGGAGGGTAACGGTTATCGGAGACCAGCATAAGTCGAGAGCCGGCTGGTGGGTTTGCTATTCAATCTCTCAGCCGGATTGGCTTATGGTTTCAAGCCGATAGCACCCGGAGCTGGACATAGGAAAGGCGGAGGGCGTTGCTTTTCGGCGACCAGTTATACCATCAAACGTTAACATTGAAATAGATCTACACTTAAAATGATGATTACCTGTCCATTATTGGACAGGTTTTCTTTTTTATAAGCATGCTGCACGCAAATAATCATTAGTTTCCTGTTTACAATGTGTGTTTCTTTAACGAATAAACTGAATATAAGAATTTTACGGGCGAAATTTAGCCTTATTCGGACGATATAGGTAAATACACCTACTCGATACATCTAACTTTATTCATACTTTATTAAAATAAAGCATTAAAGCATCCACTTCTTCCTTTCCCTCTATTTATTCTTATTTTAACGTTAATAAGAAATGTGATTGGGTAAACTTTAATAGTGTGATGGGAGCAATCAATGTGTTGCTTCTTTATTTTTCAAATTAATTTATATTGGAGTGAGAGCATTGAGCAGCCAGCAAAGTCAATCCAAAAAAACATTGCCAAAGCAGCATCAGGATCATCAGCCAGGTACGGAAAAAGAAATGAATCCTCAGCCAGAATACATTCGCAGTAGCTATAAAGGAAGCGGCAAGCTGGATGGAAAGGTAGCTATTATTACCGGCGGGGACAGCGGTATTGGCAAATCCGCTGCCATCTACTTTGCTCGTGAAGGGGCTAATGTAGCCATTCTGTATCTAAATGAACATGAGGATGCAAAAACTACGCGAGAGCTCATTCAAAAGGAAGGAAGAGAATGTCTGTTAATTCCAGGAGATATGGGACATGAGCAGCATTGCCAGGAAGCTGTTAAGCAGGTAATTGAAAAGTTTGGCAAGCTTGATATCTTGGTTAATAATGGAGCAGAGCAGCATCCGCAGGAAAGCCTGCTGGATATTACATCTGAACAGCTCGAGAAAACCTTCCGGACCAATATCTTTTCCTTTTTCTATATGACAAAAGCGGCTCTCCCTCATCTACAAAAGGGCAGCAGCATTATTAATACTACCTCTATTACTGCGTATAAAGGAAACCCACAGCTTATTGATTATTCTTCGACTAAAGGAGCAATACTTTCTTTTACTCGAGCCCTGTCCCAATCATTAGCCTCTAAAGGCATTCGGGTTAATGCAGTTGCACCGGGACCTATTTGGACCCCGTTAATCCCTTCTACCTTTAGTGCTGACCAAGTGGAAAATTTCGGAGGAGACACTCCCCTGCAGCGCCCTGGCCAACCATCCGAGCTGGCGCCTGCATACGTTTATTTAGCCTCCGATGATTCAAGCTATGTGTCCGGGCAAACCATTCACATAAATGGCGGGGATGTAGTAAACGGATAAGAGAATACCAGTAACAAAAGAGAAAAGCCGGTTGGACTTGAATCCAATCGGCTTTTTGGCTGCAGCAGTTTGACAGCCATTATGAAACTCTTTTCTTCCCTTTGTTTTTAGCCAGTCTTACAAATAAATAAAAACCAAGCCAAATGGCGATTAACACAACAAAAAACCAATAATGTATGCCTGTTTCTTTCGTTATCAGATACACTTCAGACGATTCTCTATCCAAAACAATATTAAATTTCCCTTTTTCATTTCTCACAAGGTCTCCGTTCAGTTCACCGTGAAGCTCCGTATTGGCCGGGAACTGATTAGCATTTAAATTAACAGACTGTGATTTGCTGGTATTATTAATAGCAATGACCATGGTTTGACCTTTATATTGCCTTTGATATACACTCATACCGCCCTCTACAGCCAATACCTTCATGCTCCCTTTTGACAAGGCCGGATATTTACTTCTCAGCCCGCTTACTTGATTAATATACGAGATGAGGGTTTGGTCCGCATTAAAATTCATCACTCTTTGATTATCCGGGCTATTCCCGCCGTCTATTGCAATTTCTGATCCGTAATAAACAACCGGAATTTCAGGCTGAGTATATAGATAGGTAAGTGCGAGCTCCCATCGCGTCACAGGATATTGGTTATTTTTCAACATATCTCTCGTAAATCGATCTGTCTGTTCATTATCAAAGTAAGCAGCAAGTACAGAGGGATTCTTAAACAGTTTTTGCTCAAGGCTCCATGTCTGAAATAATGGCTGGGAAGCTGCATCAGGCTTTGAAAAAGCATTCCGTAAAGGATCGTTGAGAGCGTTGTTTAAAATGACATCAAACCCTGCTTCATCTTGAAAAGAAGCCATATCACTAGGGTTATTCGAGTTAAGTTCCCCCAGCAGTATAAATGTTGATTTTGCGGACTTCATTCCCTGCGAAAACTTTCTCCAAAAAAGAACGGAGGATTGATCAGCATTTGGAAGAAAATAACCATCTAGATCTGTTTCCCGGATCCATTCCTTCGCTCCATCAATCAGGGACTTTTCGCTGTCATTATCCGTCAACCGTAAAGCTTCGTTTTGATTTGGAAACCGCAGCCGGCTGTTTTTCGTTGTCTTATGGATCATCACATGGTTCGGCCCGGATTGTACATCCAGTTCCACAATCATCTTCAAGCCTTTCTTATGAGCTTCTTTTACCAGCTTCTTAAACTCAGCTGCAGATCCATAATGAGCATCCGGCTTTGAAAGGTCCAGAGTCTGGGGATGCCGGCCACCTATTGGGCCGCCATTAAAAATGGAGTTTAGCATCACTATTTTGAACCCCATCCCCTTAATATAATCCAGTTCATCTATAATTCCCTGGAAGTCTCCTCCCTGGTAGCTTTCTGGATCTTTTGTATTAACATCTTTTAAATCGTTTAAGGTATTGCCATCTTTAAAGCGGTCCACATTTAAATAATAAATCGGTCCTGTTTGCGAATGGTATTCTTCTTTCGCTATTGCGCTTACAGGCAGTAAGCAAAAAAGGAGAAATGGCAAAAAGATTCGAATGAGCAATTTTCCCAGCAAATTTGTCCCCCCGCGGTTCATAAAAATGTCTTTTAAAACCTCTGTTTCTTTATACATTTTGAAATATCACTTGGATGCATTCATTCGTTCTCTTTAGCACTATTTGTGCTCAAAACTATTTATATTATAAAATTCTGTAATTATTGGCTAAATCCTTTAATTTCACATCTTTTCTTCTTATGAGAGCTTCGTTTTGTTGAACTGGTGCTTTGGGCTATCCATATTTTTCAAAGGAAAGGCTTTGTTATAGGCTCTGTTGTTTTTTAGCTTATTCTTTCTTTTACTGTAAAATGAGCTAAAAAACGAGCAGAAATCAACATTGAAATTTAACACAGCCAAAAGAAAAAAGAAGGTATGAAATGCCTTAACTTTGTCAAAAACGGATGTATACATCTTCTTGGAGGAATGGCATGAATCCACAACAAAGAATGCGTTTTATTGAACATCAATCACGGGCGTTTCATATGGGGACAATTGAAATCATTAACGATCAGTGGGTCTTTTTTGATGAAGAAACAGATGAAGCTATGATGCTCGATGAGTATTTAAACCAAGAGATTGAAGTGTTCAGGCATCATAAATGGTTTAAAGGTATTCTGGCAGAGGACGGACAAATACAGCTTTTTAACGAAACTGTTTTTTTGATGGATCAAATGAATCTTAGAATCAGGAAAAAGCTGCTTTATTCCTTTGAGATGCTTTTGGATGAATACTCAGATGACACGTTTGTTTATTTTCTTCAAAATCTGAATGCTCTTGAATTTTCCATTTATGACTGCATTTATTGCTATAACCATTTATCTTTTTTTCCTGCAGAGGAGAACAAACATGGTGTAAACTTCTTGGTTTTTGATAACGGCGAGAAGATTTGCGCCGTTCAACACCATTTCAATCATCCAGAGCCGGCAAAGGAGCGTTTTGAATATACCTTAAACTGTGGCAAGAGAGTAATAGTGGAAAAGATGAATCCATATTAGAAAAGCGCAAGCGCCTTGTTCATCGGCGTACGGATTTCAGAGTCTTTGACTGAGATAAAGGAATCACAGCGAGGCCATTCACGAGCTGATGTTGACTTATCGTAGGGAGAAGACGTAGAAATTCGCTAGAAGCTAGAGCTAGACAGCAACTACAGTGGTTAAATAATTGATTTAATAAAAAAGAACCTGCATCTTGCTGGTTCTTTTTTATGTGTATTTCGTTTTTATTCTTTAGCATTGCCAGTTGATTTCCGTGCAGGCACTCGCTTTCCGCGAAGAGCCTCGCGCCTGCCGCGCCAATCAATATGAGTGAAAAATCAACATTGATCTTTCAACAGAGCCTATTCATTAAGCAAAAGGATGCCAGCCTAATGGAAGCCTAAGGCCTAAGTAGAATACAGCAAGGAGAAGGATTATGAATAGTACCCAAAAAAGGCCTGTTCCCTTCCCTTTTTTCAAGCGTATTAACAGCATCTCCATTACAGCAATAACCAGCAGGCCTACAAGCATTTTCACGCCATAAAGAGCCGGATTCAGGCTTTGGTTGTTAAAAAATAAGAGGCCTCCTGTGATAATAATCAGAATGTAGAATAGTCTGATGACCATATGGACGATTTTAAAGCCTTTTTCATTCTTGCTGTTATGTAAAAATAATGCAACGATAAATAAAATTAAGGTTATGACCCATGTGGTGATATGGGCGTCTGTGTTATGAAGCATATCGGCACCTCCTTTTTCAAGAATATTCCTTTCAATTTTCCAATCAGTTATACAGCTTATCCAAAAACATGCATGGGCAGCAGCAATAGACTGCAACCATTCCTTTTACACGTTACTTTATTTCACCACGTTTGTCAAAGTTCCAATCATCTCGACAGTGACCTCAATTTTGTCGCCCTTTGCAAGGAATTTCGGAGGTTTGAAACCTTTTCCAACCCCAGCTGGTGTTCCTGTTGCAATAATATCTCCCGGTTCAAGGGTCATTCCCTTTGATAGAACCGAGATCATTTCTCTTATCGGAAAGATAAAATGTTCTGTATTGGAATCTTGGCGAAGATTACCATTTACTTTTGTGGTAATGGATAACTGCTCTGGATTTTCAATTTCAGAACGTGACACAATCCACGGTCCCATCGGGCATGATGTATCCAGACTTTTTCCGATAAAATATTGTTTATGCTTTTCCTGAAGGTCCCGTGCCGTTATATCGTTAATAATGGTGTAGCCGAATATATGCTCCATGGCTTCATCCTGAGGGATACTTTTCCCCTTCTTTCCAATCACCACTGCCAGCTCTCCCTCATAATCCAGTTGTGAGGTCACTTCTGGATGTGAATCGATTTCAGAAAGATGTCCTATCACCGTTGTCGGTGCTTTTGTAAAAACAATCATCTCTGTGGGAATATCTGTTGCGCTTCCCATTTCAATAGCATGGTCGCGATAATTCTTTCCAATGCAGAATATGTTTTTTACCGGTGTGGGAATAGGAGCAAGAAGGCTAATGTCCTTCAATCCAATAAGATATGGCATCAATTCGTCCCGGTCCGTTTCAAGTATACCGGATATAGCATTCAAAAAAGCATCACCTTGTTTAATGGCCTCTAATAAAGTTGCAGGAAATGAAAAATCCTGGTGACGCTGTCCATAAAGTGACAAATTTAAAATGGTGCTGTCTTGATCGAATAGTATTCCAAATTGCTCTTTGCCGTTTGCGTGAAATGTTAAAAAACGCATACTTTCACTCCTATCAGATACATAGTTTCAAAGTCTAGAAAAGAGACAAGCTTTCGGCCTCCATTTGATCTTATCACTTACTGTATTTATTTCCAATAAAGTAGGCAGGCGTCTCTTTTCGTTTTGAAAAGACAGAGCCATAGGTTAAGCTGCGCCAAATTTTTTCTAAAGGGCCATAACGAAACTTTAAAAACCAGCAATCGGCTAGAATGACTAAAATAAAATAAATTCCGATTGCCAGATAGGTTCCATCCTCAATGGTTACTTGTCCGTATAGATCCAGACCATAATGATAAAAAATAAGTGTTCCGATAATGGATTGGAGCAGATAAACTGTCAAAGACATTCTTCCAGCAGCAGCAAGCGGTTTTAAACAGATGGCTCCCCACTTCCAATTCGTAATCAGCAAAATCAACGCTATGTAGGCAAAACTCAGTACAGGTCCTCCCATTTTTTCTGCTATGAATTGATAGGCAAGATTCTCAGTTAGAACAATGGGAAGCAATTTAAGAAATATGCCAGCAGCTGCAGAAAAGCAAAGTATAACCATCCATTTTTTCTGATCTCCTTTTGCCGTCTCCAACCATTTTTGCTTTGAAGCTCCTGCTCCTATAAGAATAAACGGTATAATCCCAAAAATCAAAAATATGAGATTGTCAGGACCATTTACTGCCAGCCAATCCGTCAGCCGCTGCTTCATAATAGCGCCAAGCCCCCCTGACCCATAAGCGGAAATAGAGGATTGTATATTCGTAATGTCAGCATAGATTCCTGCCTGATTGGGAGATACAAGTGCCGACCAAAGTAAATACAAACCAAATAATAAATTTGGGAAAAGAAAAAGGGCAATACCGGAAAAAAGGAGCGTTTTCCCTGAATATTTCAAGAAGCCAAGTACCAACAGGCCGCAAATGGCATAGGTGATAAGGATATCCCCAGACCAAATAAGAAAAGCATGTATACAGCCAATACATAACAGAATAACAAGGCGCCTGACTGCCACACGATAATAATTTTCACTTTTCTGAATCACTCTATCCCGGATCATACTTAGACCATATCCAAACATCATGGCGAAAATGGGGTAAAAGCTGGACTCCGCGAGAACCTCTATCCATTCATAAGCTGTTTTCTCCTCAAATCTCCACCATTCTAATGGATCATAGTATAAAAATGGGGAATGAAACGAAATCATATTGACGATATATATACCCAGCAAACTAAAGCCCCTCAGTATATCCAAAGAAAGGATGCGGTTACTTGGTTCAATAGGTCTCACCAGCTTTTACCTCCTTTTTTTTGATGGTTAAATTATTCAATAATTCACACTTTTATTTCATTATATTTCTTTTCACACTTTCCGTCTATTTAGGCGAATGAATCACCTTTCGCGCTCCTTCTCATATGATATAAGCAATAAAGCAAAAGGAAGTGAACGGCTATGCCCGGTTTTGTAGGTGCCGTTCAGGTACTGAGTATTGGTTCAAGCGGGGTCTTCCATATCGGTGATGTCTTTCAGATTCAGCCGAATTCTGTTGTTAAGACATTTGCAGGGGCTGGGTCATTTAATACAGGGGAAAACTTAAACATTAACAATCAGCAATCTTCCACCAACACATACGATATGGATGGCATTGACCAAGGAAATTATTTGAATTTATAACGTACGCCAGGTAAAAAATCCAACCATATACAGGTGATGATATGAATATCTATGTGCAGCAAAGTATTCAAATAAGGATGATAAAAATTGGCGGCATTTCTAACTCGTCTGTATTTCAAATAGGGAGTGCCGGGATCATTAAACCGGCATCGTATCTTTATAATACCGGGGGCTATACTCAGCCTGCTCCAACAGTTGGCGGGCCACAGGGACAGACAACTCCGCCGTTGTTTACTCCTTCAATCTCTCCGACACCATCAAGATAGAGGAAATTTCCCCTCGGGTTATCTCCTCTTATTCTCTTTAAAAATTGTAATGAGAGCGAGGTATCCTAATAGATGGATTTTAGAACACAATTAAACCAGCTTTATGAATATATCCACTACCAGGAAGGCAAGATTGCAAATTTTGAGAAGCTGATTGAAAAACTAAGCAACGAAATCCAAACCTTAAAGGAAAAGCCTCCTATTAACGTGGAAAAGATTGAATATAAATTTGACCAGCTGAAAATTGAAAGATTGGATGGAACGTTAAATATCGGTCTTAGTCCAACCGATTTAGGGAACATTGAGGATATGGGACTGCCAGCAGCCCAGGCCCCTACCCCTCCTCCATTTTTTAATGCACCCGAATTCAAATCTCAAGCGGCCGGCAGAATCCAGCAATATTTAAATGAAAACCTCAAAGAACTCATTCAGGATACCGAAAACCAATTAAATATGAGGTTGACCCAAGATTACCATGATTTTATTTATCAGGATCTAACAGGACAAATCCCTCAGCGTGTCGACCATTATATTCAAATGCTTTCCAATCAAAACCTCAGCAATGTGACAGAAGACCAAATCTCTAATC is a genomic window containing:
- a CDS encoding YitT family protein, encoding MKQELIWEHTKKLVVVFAGAVFNAIAMNWFLKPANVYASGFTGIAQLISKIVTEYTPLHLTTGLLLFLFNIPVAILGWMKVGRSFTLYSFISVIFMSVLLEVIPIHHATGDILLYSVFGGILAAIGVGITLKFGASTGGLDIIAMVLSRMKDKPVGNYFFMLNGVIIITAGALYGWDKALYTLVSLYASIRVIDAIHTRYQKLTVMIITKKSDEMKKAIHSKLVRGITVLPAKGAFSNEDRNMLMIVITRYELYDLERIIKDVDNKAFTNIVETTNVFGFFRKD
- a CDS encoding DegV family protein; protein product: MNVRLFADSACDLPLSFFKEKNVTLIPLQVNIDDRLYKDLETIDPKDIFKEIREGKLPKTSQPNPQTFQDLFKELAVSGEPGIYMAFSSELSGTCQTAIMVRDQVKEDFPDLDLTIIDTKCASIGYGLVVQHAAELALNGASKEEIIKTAESRSEHMEHLFTVEDLDFLARGGRLSKASAFLGGLLNIKPLLHVENGKLIPLEKLRGKKKLLKRMLDVMEERGTDLQNQVVGISHGDDEAAALELKQLIEERFGTTAFYINTIGAAVGSHAGPGTMALFFLNDTH
- a CDS encoding DUF3941 domain-containing protein; translation: MSHTSDNDKKARDNNALRHEKNMEREKNRKAGRDQYSKKTDHL
- a CDS encoding YajQ family cyclic di-GMP-binding protein, whose protein sequence is MAKESSFDIVSNVDLSEVSNAIQIAMKEITTRYDFKGSKSDIKLDKDELVLVSDDEFKMDQLKDVLFSKLIKRGVPVKNLDYGKMEAAAGATVRQRAKLVQGIDKENAKAINTIIKNSGVKVKSQVQDDQIRVTGKSRDDLQQIMAAIRGADLPIDVQFVNYR
- a CDS encoding SDR family oxidoreductase yields the protein MSSQQSQSKKTLPKQHQDHQPGTEKEMNPQPEYIRSSYKGSGKLDGKVAIITGGDSGIGKSAAIYFAREGANVAILYLNEHEDAKTTRELIQKEGRECLLIPGDMGHEQHCQEAVKQVIEKFGKLDILVNNGAEQHPQESLLDITSEQLEKTFRTNIFSFFYMTKAALPHLQKGSSIINTTSITAYKGNPQLIDYSSTKGAILSFTRALSQSLASKGIRVNAVAPGPIWTPLIPSTFSADQVENFGGDTPLQRPGQPSELAPAYVYLASDDSSYVSGQTIHINGGDVVNG
- a CDS encoding alpha-amylase family glycosyl hydrolase, with the translated sequence MYKETEVLKDIFMNRGGTNLLGKLLIRIFLPFLLFCLLPVSAIAKEEYHSQTGPIYYLNVDRFKDGNTLNDLKDVNTKDPESYQGGDFQGIIDELDYIKGMGFKIVMLNSIFNGGPIGGRHPQTLDLSKPDAHYGSAAEFKKLVKEAHKKGLKMIVELDVQSGPNHVMIHKTTKNSRLRFPNQNEALRLTDNDSEKSLIDGAKEWIRETDLDGYFLPNADQSSVLFWRKFSQGMKSAKSTFILLGELNSNNPSDMASFQDEAGFDVILNNALNDPLRNAFSKPDAASQPLFQTWSLEQKLFKNPSVLAAYFDNEQTDRFTRDMLKNNQYPVTRWELALTYLYTQPEIPVVYYGSEIAIDGGNSPDNQRVMNFNADQTLISYINQVSGLRSKYPALSKGSMKVLAVEGGMSVYQRQYKGQTMVIAINNTSKSQSVNLNANQFPANTELHGELNGDLVRNEKGKFNIVLDRESSEVYLITKETGIHYWFFVVLIAIWLGFYLFVRLAKNKGKKRVS
- a CDS encoding DUF2777 domain-containing protein codes for the protein MNPQQRMRFIEHQSRAFHMGTIEIINDQWVFFDEETDEAMMLDEYLNQEIEVFRHHKWFKGILAEDGQIQLFNETVFLMDQMNLRIRKKLLYSFEMLLDEYSDDTFVYFLQNLNALEFSIYDCIYCYNHLSFFPAEENKHGVNFLVFDNGEKICAVQHHFNHPEPAKERFEYTLNCGKRVIVEKMNPY
- a CDS encoding YisL family protein; amino-acid sequence: MLHNTDAHITTWVITLILFIVALFLHNSKNEKGFKIVHMVIRLFYILIIITGGLLFFNNQSLNPALYGVKMLVGLLVIAVMEMLLIRLKKGKGTGLFWVLFIILLLAVFYLGLRLPLGWHPFA
- a CDS encoding fumarylacetoacetate hydrolase family protein; translated protein: MRFLTFHANGKEQFGILFDQDSTILNLSLYGQRHQDFSFPATLLEAIKQGDAFLNAISGILETDRDELMPYLIGLKDISLLAPIPTPVKNIFCIGKNYRDHAIEMGSATDIPTEMIVFTKAPTTVIGHLSEIDSHPEVTSQLDYEGELAVVIGKKGKSIPQDEAMEHIFGYTIINDITARDLQEKHKQYFIGKSLDTSCPMGPWIVSRSEIENPEQLSITTKVNGNLRQDSNTEHFIFPIREMISVLSKGMTLEPGDIIATGTPAGVGKGFKPPKFLAKGDKIEVTVEMIGTLTNVVK
- a CDS encoding DUF418 domain-containing protein, with product MRPIEPSNRILSLDILRGFSLLGIYIVNMISFHSPFLYYDPLEWWRFEEKTAYEWIEVLAESSFYPIFAMMFGYGLSMIRDRVIQKSENYYRVAVRRLVILLCIGCIHAFLIWSGDILITYAICGLLVLGFLKYSGKTLLFSGIALFLFPNLLFGLYLLWSALVSPNQAGIYADITNIQSSISAYGSGGLGAIMKQRLTDWLAVNGPDNLIFLIFGIIPFILIGAGASKQKWLETAKGDQKKWMVILCFSAAAGIFLKLLPIVLTENLAYQFIAEKMGGPVLSFAYIALILLITNWKWGAICLKPLAAAGRMSLTVYLLQSIIGTLIFYHYGLDLYGQVTIEDGTYLAIGIYFILVILADCWFLKFRYGPLEKIWRSLTYGSVFSKRKETPAYFIGNKYSK
- a CDS encoding spore germination protein; translation: MPGFVGAVQVLSIGSSGVFHIGDVFQIQPNSVVKTFAGAGSFNTGENLNINNQQSSTNTYDMDGIDQGNYLNL
- a CDS encoding spore germination protein GerPB — protein: MNIYVQQSIQIRMIKIGGISNSSVFQIGSAGIIKPASYLYNTGGYTQPAPTVGGPQGQTTPPLFTPSISPTPSR
- the gerPC gene encoding spore germination protein GerPC yields the protein MDFRTQLNQLYEYIHYQEGKIANFEKLIEKLSNEIQTLKEKPPINVEKIEYKFDQLKIERLDGTLNIGLSPTDLGNIEDMGLPAAQAPTPPPFFNAPEFKSQAAGRIQQYLNENLKELIQDTENQLNMRLTQDYHDFIYQDLTGQIPQRVDHYIQMLSNQNLSNVTEDQISNQIFDQMKADIQQAVFMFLSKLPKTMNGGNQNGN